Proteins encoded within one genomic window of Manis pentadactyla isolate mManPen7 chromosome 4, mManPen7.hap1, whole genome shotgun sequence:
- the LOC130683213 gene encoding uncharacterized protein LOC130683213 encodes MPGVAWLSYSLVVLFLLALLEAILLSWQHTPVWGKIPGPEAQVLQQVEALACPAAGARPGPRAHSEAAPGEAGPEAAGRELSLVLKVHQLVNHLTDFLGACEEQLQALKKLKKSEKGLLLRVPISLKDSNDCVQQAQLWTDSEPLELGFLLGAGALQAEGVPSQAWMLTQLVAATYQPAFVVSVDCGLQDSASALLNEDMNQLDPPVPPKPFNEEPKMQ; translated from the exons ATGCCTGGGGTGGCTTGGCTGTCCTACTCCCTGGTGGTGCTATTCCTGCTGGCCCTGCTGGAGGCCATCCTGCTCTCCTGGCAGCACACTCCAGTGTGGGGCAAGATCCCAGGCCCAGAAGCGCAGGTGCTGCAGCAGGTGGAAGCCCTGGCGTGTCCAGCAGCAG GAGCCAGACCTGGACCCCGAGCCCATTCTGAAGCTGCCCCTGGAGAAGCTGGCCCCGAAGCTGCCGGCCGAGAGCTGAGTCTG GTGCTGAAGGTGCACCAGTTGGTGAACCACCTGACAGATTTCCTGGGGGCATGTGAAGAGCAACTGCAGGCATTGAAGAAGCTTAAGAAGAGTGAGAAAGGCCTTCTCCTCAGGGTCCCCATCAGCCTCAAGGACTCCAATGATTGTGTG CAACAAGCCCAACTATGGACAGACTCTGAACCCTTGGAACTGGGGTTCCTCCTGGGTGCGGGAGCTCTGCAGGCAGAAGGGGTTCCATCCCAGGCATGGATGCTGACGCAGCTGGTGGCAGCCACATACCAGCCAGCTTTTGTGGTGTCTGTGGACTGTGGACTACAGGACTCGGCCTCAG CCCTGCTGAATGAAGACATGAACCAGCTGGACCCCCCTGTGCCTCCTAAGCCCTTCAATGAGGAG CCCAAGATGCAGTGA